Genomic DNA from Paracoccus aminophilus JCM 7686:
CATCCGCTCGGTTCGGGTGACATCGCAGGCATAGCCGATGAAATAGGTGCCATTGTCGCCATTCTTGACTGAGCCGAAGGGCATGTTGTCGCGCAAGATATCGACCTCGACGCCGTTCTCGGTGATCGTGGTCAGCACATTATGGGCAAAGCTCGGCTTCTGCGCGTCCGGCATCTCGACATCTGAGAGCTTGAAGCGGCCAATGATGCCCTCTTGCCGCTCGGTCGGGATCGCATTCCATTTCGCGACATCATGCAGGTATTTCTGCACGATCACATAGCTGCCGCCCGTAAAATCGGGCTCTTGATCCGCGATGATCGCGGCGGCGGTGCGGTCGCGGCCATTGGGATTTTCCGTGCCGTCGACAAAGCCAAGGAGGTCGCGGTTGTCGAAATATTTGAACCCATGGGTTTCATCGGCAATATCGCTCACCTCTGACAGCCGCCCCATCAGAAGCGAGGCAAGCTCGAAGCAATAGCCCGGGCTTTCGGCACGGATGTGAAAGAGCACATCTCCGGGCGTCGAGGGCGCTTGATGCACGCCATTGATTTCCTTGAAGGGATGCAGCCCTTTCGGGCGCGGCAGGCCGGGAAAGAGCCTGTCCCACAGATCCGAGCCTAGCCCCACGACACAGCTGAGATCGGCGGCGAAGCTGCGAAACCCCACGGCGCGGACCAGCGCTGGCACATCGGCGAGCAGCGCGCGCAGCGTGGTCAGGCTCGCATCGCCGTCATGGACCGTCAGGACGAGAAAGATCGAAGCGCGGGTCAGATTTCCCTCGATAGGCTGGGGTTCGGCTGTCATGGCGGCGGGCTCCTTGCGGCGAGGGTCACCACCCTAACCGGAGCGGGGCGAGACCGGTTCCCACCATCGCCGAAACCGCAATCCCGTCGCTGGGAAAAAATCGCGCGGCTTCGGGATGAAGATGCGCCGCGGCTCCGTATACGAAAGATTGTTCCGTTTCAGAGGCCCTTTCCCGTGACCGTGACCCCAAACCGCTCGCCAGACCCTTCGTCCGACAGGCCCCGGTCCGACGAGCGCCAGCCCGACAGGCCCCAGTCTGACAGGCCCCAGTCTGACCAGACCTCAGAGCGACAGAACGCCGCCGCCCCAGACGCGCCCGCCCCCCTCGCCGCTGCCGCGCGCCCGCCCTATCCGCCGCTGATGGCTCTGCCCTCTCCGGGCGATGCCGCGCCCTATTTCCAACAGCGCACCAACTTCAATCCGCGCTTCAACTTCGACACGGTCGCGGGGCGCTATCTGGTTCTGGGCTTCATCGGCAGCGCCTCTGATCCGCGAGCGGCGCGTGGCCTTGCCGCCATTCTCGCCCGGCCCGACCTTTTCGAAGACCGCCATGCCGCCGTCTTCGCCGTGTCGCAGGATCCCGAGGACGAGGCTCTGGGCCGCATTCAGGACCGCACGCCCGGCTTTCGCGTCTTCTGGGATCAGGATTGCCGGATCGCCTCGCTTTATCGCGCGCTGCCCGCCGATCACAATCCGGCCCATGGCTGGTCGAAGATCCGGCAAAGCTGGGTGGTGATCGACCCGACCATGCGGATTCTGGCCAATATTCCCTTCGCGCCGGATGGCTCGGATACGGCGCGGCTGATTGATCTGATCTCGCGCCTGCCCCCGCCCGATCTCTTCGCCGGACGCGCTCTGCAGGCGCCGATTCTCTTCCTGCCGCGCGTGTTCGAGCCCGAGCTCTGCGCCCATCTCGTCAGCCTCTACGACACCCATGGCGGCACGGAAACCGGCTTCATGCGGCAGGTCGATGGACGCACGGTCGGGGTGATGGATCACAAGTTCAAGCGCCGCAAGGATTACGACATCACCGACCGCGATCTCATCACCGCGATCCAGCAGCGCTTCCTGCGCCGCGTCATCCCCGAGATTGCCAAGGTCCATGCCTTCCACGCCACCCGGATGGAGCGCTATATCGTCTCGTGTTACGCGGCCGAAGATGGCGGCCATTTCTCGGCCCATCGCGACAATACGACCTCGGGCACCGCGCATCGCCGCTTTGCCGTCTCGATCAATCTCAACGATGATTTCGACGGCGGGGAGGTGTCTTTCCCCGAATATGGCCAGCGCGGTTTCAAGGCGCCGCCCGGGGGCGCGGTGGTGTTTTCCTGCTCGCTGCTCCATCAGGTCAGCCGGGTGACACGCGGGCGCCGCTTTGCCTTCCTGCCGTTTCTTTATGACGATGCGGCAGCGCGCATCCGCGAGCAGAACCTGCGCTCGCTCGACGAGGAGAATCGGAGTAGAACGGCAGCGACGGCAGAGGCCGAAAGCCAGCCATGAATCCGGGAGGTTTCGCGTGAAGATCGAACCGCATCTCGAGCCAATGCGCCGTTACGCCCGCGTGCTGACGCGTCAGGCCAGCGATGCCGACGATCTCGTGCAGGGCGCCTTGCTGCGCGCCTATGAGCGGCGCGCGCAGTTTCGCGAGGGCGGCAATCTGCGGCTGTGGCTCATGTCGATCCTGCACAACCATTTCATCGATATGAAACGCTCGGACCAAAGCCTGCGCGCGCGTGAGGCCGATTGGGCCGGGCTCAATCCCGGCTTTGCCCCCTCAGCGGGCGAGGAAGCCGCACGGCTCGCGCAGTTGCGCACCGCCTTTCTCGCCCTGCCCGAAGAGCAGCGCAGCGCGCTGCATCTGGTCGGCGTCGAGCGGCTGACCATCGCCGAAGCGGCCGAGCTTCTCGCCGTGCCCGCCGGGACGATCATGTCGCGTGTCGGCCGCGCCCGCGCCGCGCTCAAGCGGTTCGAGGATGGCGAGCCCCGCGTTCAGCCCGGCCGCCCAACGCTCACCGTCATCGAGGGAGGAAGCTGACCTTGCGCGCAGATCCCCCCTCGGAAATCGAGATCGAAGCTTTCCTGATCGGCCAGCTCGACAGCGAAGGCCGCCTTGCGGTCGCGAGCTATCTCGAACGCGAGCCGAAAGAGGCCGCCCGTGTCATGGGCGAGCTGCGCGTGCTCGAAGGTCTGCGGCTGGCGCTTGGCGAGATCGACAGCCCTCCCAGCGCGACATTGCACGCCGCCGCCGCGCGGTTCGAACCGCCCCCGCCGAAACCCGCCTCGCGCCGTCCGTTTCTGGCCGCGCTGGCGGCGGTCTTCGCGCTGGGTTGGGGCGCGCAGATGCTGTGGTCAGCCACGCACCCGGATCCGCAATCCGAGTTTCAAAGCATGGCCGAGGCCGCGCTGGATGCGATGGCGGCGGTCGAGGTCAGCCGCGATCTCGCCCCCACGCCCACCCAGCCCGAGGCCGAACGGCTGGCCACCCGTCTGGGGCTTGCGATCCCCGATCTGCCACCGGGCTGGAAGATCCGGGCGGCTCAGGTGGTGGCGACGCCGACGCGACCGGGCGTCGCGCTGATCCTCGACACGCCGGATATGGGCGAGGTCATGCTGCTTTCGGTCTCGCGGGAAGAGGACCGCCCGCCCTCCGCGCCCCATGCTTTCGAATATCGCGGCAATGCGATTGCGATCTTCGGGCGCAACAAGGCGACCTATGTGCTGGTCGATAATGCCGGCGTGCCCGCCGAACTGGGCAATGGCGCGGAAAAGCTGGTCAGCCGCTTCAACTAGGTGCGTGTCCCTGCCGCCGCTGCGTGAATGCCGCGCGGCAGGGGCTTGCTCTCTCAGCCCTTGGCGCCCTGCCCCCGGGCATAGACATCCTCGTAGCGGATGATGTCATCCTCGCCCAGATAGGTGCCGGTCTGGACCTCGATCAGCACCATCGGCACTTTGCCCGGATTTTCCATGCGATGGACCGCACCGAGCGGGATATAGACCGACTGGTTTTCGGTCACGAGCCGCACGTCTTCATTGACTGTGACCCGCGCCGTGCCCTCGACCACGACCCAATGCTCGGCGCGGTGATGGTGGCTTTGCAGGCTCAAAGCCGCGCCGGGATGAACGACGATGCGCTTGACCTGAAAGCGCGGCCCCAGCGCCAAAGTCTCATACCAGCCCCAAGGGCGTTAATCGCGCAGAAGGCTTTCAGCCTGACGCACCTTGCGCGCCTTCAGCCGGTCAACCGCGATCTTGACCTCTTGCGCGCGGTCCTTATGCGCGACCAGCACCGCGTCGGGCATGGCGACGGCGATGATGTTTTCCAGCCCGATGCCGACGATCACCTGCGACTCGGCCTCCGAACGCAGCAGCGTGTCGTGGCAATCAATCGCCTCGGCGGTGCCAAAGGTGGCCACGCCCGCGGCATCCGGGCCCTGCTCGCGCCAGACCGCATCCCAGCCGCCCAGATCCGACCAACCTGCCGAGAACGGCACGACCGAGAGGTTCGCGGCCTTTTCCATCACGGCATAGTCGATCGAATTCGAGGGCGCGCGGGCAAATCCCGCAGGATCGAGGCGCAGAAAGCCCAGATCGACCTTGGCCGCGATCAGCGCAGCCTCGACCGGGGCCACGACATCGGGCGCATGGGCGCGGAAGGCCGCGACCAGATCCGCCGCCCGCGCCAGAAAGATCCCGGCATTCCACAGATAGCGCCCCGAGGCGAGCATCGCGACGGCCTGCGCATGATCGGGCTTTTCGACAAAGCGGCTCAGAGGCACCGGCCCCTCATCCGCACCGGGCGTCGCGCCGAGTTCGAGATAGCCATAGCCGGTCTCGGGCCGGTCGGGGGTGATGCCGAAGGTGACAAGCCGCCCCTCGGCCACGGCACCCAGCCCACGCTCGACCGCCGCGCGGAAAGCGGCGGCATCGGGGATGACATGATCCGAGGGCGCGACCAGCATCACGGCATCCGCATCGCGCGCCATCAGATAAAGCGCCGCCGCCAGAATCGCGGGCGCGGTGTTCTTGGGCTCGGGCTCGATCAGGATCGCGCCGGGATCGATCCCCGCTTCGGCGAGCTGCTCGGTCACGACAAAGCGGAAATCGCCCCCGGTCACGATCACCGGCGCGGTGAAGGAAAGCGTGGGCGAGCCCGTGGCAAAGCGCAGCGCCGCCTGCTGGAACAGCGATTGCTCGCCCATGATCGGCGCGAATTGCTTGGGGTAGGATTTGCGCGACAAGGGCCAAAGCCGGGTGCCGGAGCCGCCGGAAAGCAGAACGGGAGTGACTTGATTTACCGATGTCATGGCTTTGCTCTAAATATTGGCCACCGCCCTCCGGCAGCCGGTTCACCACCCAAGTTAGATCAGCCGCCCGCCCCGGTCCATGACCGAGGCGGTGCTTGGCCGCGAAAACCTGCGCAATGTCACATGCTTGCGCCCGTCTTGCCTCGGCGCTTCGCCCGGAACGCCCGGAAAAACCCGGTGCCGCGCCAGAAGGGGACCGCGAAAAAGCCGTGCATTTTTCGCGGCGCCCAAAGCCAAGGGCCGCAGGATCGCCCCGCGACCCGGTGGGGCCTAGCCCTTGAGCGCGGCCTTCATCGTCTCGGCCAGACGCAGCGACAGCGCGGCAATCGTCAGCGTCGGATTTGCCGTGGCCGAGCTTGGAAACACCGCCGAGCCCGCGACGAAGAGGTTCGCATGGTCATGGCTGCGCAGATCGGCATCGACGACCGAGCTTTTCGCGTCCTTGCCAGCCCGCAATGTGCCGATGATATGGCCCGCACCCTGCGGCACGTCCGAATGATGGATCTCGGTCACGCCCAGACGCTCGAAAATCGCCTGATGGGCCTTTTTCGCCTCGGCCATCCCGTTGCGGGTATAGTCATCGACCCGGAAATGGATGCGCGGCAGCGGCACGCCATATTTGTCCTTCTTGGCGGGGTCGAGGTCGATGCGGTTTTCCGCCAGCGGCAATTGCTCGACCAGCGAGGCCAGCCGGATCTGGCGCGCGGCCTGACGGCTAAGCTCGCGGTCGAGATCCTTGCCCCGCAGCCCCTGCATCGCCAGATCCTGCGCGGTGGTGATCGGCGCACCCGTGGGCCAGGACCAGCCGTCATTACCGATCTCGATGCGGAAAGC
This window encodes:
- a CDS encoding anti-sigma factor, giving the protein MRADPPSEIEIEAFLIGQLDSEGRLAVASYLEREPKEAARVMGELRVLEGLRLALGEIDSPPSATLHAAAARFEPPPPKPASRRPFLAALAAVFALGWGAQMLWSATHPDPQSEFQSMAEAALDAMAAVEVSRDLAPTPTQPEAERLATRLGLAIPDLPPGWKIRAAQVVATPTRPGVALILDTPDMGEVMLLSVSREEDRPPSAPHAFEYRGNAIAIFGRNKATYVLVDNAGVPAELGNGAEKLVSRFN
- a CDS encoding Dyp-type peroxidase, with the translated sequence MTAEPQPIEGNLTRASIFLVLTVHDGDASLTTLRALLADVPALVRAVGFRSFAADLSCVVGLGSDLWDRLFPGLPRPKGLHPFKEINGVHQAPSTPGDVLFHIRAESPGYCFELASLLMGRLSEVSDIADETHGFKYFDNRDLLGFVDGTENPNGRDRTAAAIIADQEPDFTGGSYVIVQKYLHDVAKWNAIPTERQEGIIGRFKLSDVEMPDAQKPSFAHNVLTTITENGVEVDILRDNMPFGSVKNGDNGTYFIGYACDVTRTERMLDRMFIGEPPGNYDRLLDVSTPVTGSLFFVPSADFLADLPQPAGAAETAEPQATEPPTTEPPAPEGQADGSLGLGSLKRDH
- a CDS encoding sigma-70 family RNA polymerase sigma factor, which encodes MKIEPHLEPMRRYARVLTRQASDADDLVQGALLRAYERRAQFREGGNLRLWLMSILHNHFIDMKRSDQSLRAREADWAGLNPGFAPSAGEEAARLAQLRTAFLALPEEQRSALHLVGVERLTIAEAAELLAVPAGTIMSRVGRARAALKRFEDGEPRVQPGRPTLTVIEGGS
- a CDS encoding 2OG-Fe(II) oxygenase translates to MALPSPGDAAPYFQQRTNFNPRFNFDTVAGRYLVLGFIGSASDPRAARGLAAILARPDLFEDRHAAVFAVSQDPEDEALGRIQDRTPGFRVFWDQDCRIASLYRALPADHNPAHGWSKIRQSWVVIDPTMRILANIPFAPDGSDTARLIDLISRLPPPDLFAGRALQAPILFLPRVFEPELCAHLVSLYDTHGGTETGFMRQVDGRTVGVMDHKFKRRKDYDITDRDLITAIQQRFLRRVIPEIAKVHAFHATRMERYIVSCYAAEDGGHFSAHRDNTTSGTAHRRFAVSINLNDDFDGGEVSFPEYGQRGFKAPPGGAVVFSCSLLHQVSRVTRGRRFAFLPFLYDDAAARIREQNLRSLDEENRSRTAATAEAESQP